A genomic region of Glycine max cultivar Williams 82 chromosome 15, Glycine_max_v4.0, whole genome shotgun sequence contains the following coding sequences:
- the LOC100786735 gene encoding eukaryotic initiation factor 4A-15-like: MAGLAPEGSQFDARQYDTKMNELLTSDGQDFFTSYDEVYDSFDAMGLQENLLRGIYAYGFEKPSAIQQRGIVPFCKGLDVIQQAQSGTGKTATFCSGILQQLDYSVTECQALVLAPTRELAQQIEKVMRALGDYLGVKVHACVGGTSVREDQRILSSGVHVVVGTPGRVFDMLRRQSLRPDYIKMFVLDEADEMLSRGFKDQIYDIFQLLPSKIQVGVFSATMPPEALEITRKFMNKPVRILVKRDELTLEGIKQFHVNVEKEEWKLDTLCDLYETLAITQSVIFVNTRRKVDWLTDKMRSRDHTVSATHGDMDQNTRDIIMREFRSGSSRVLITTDLLARGIDVQQVSLVINYDLPTQPENYLHRIGRSGRFGRKGVAINFVTRDDEKMLFDIQKFYNVIIEELPSNVAELL, translated from the exons ATGGCAGGACTTGCACCCGAGGGATCACAGTTTGATGCTCGTCAATATGATACCAAGATGAATGAGTT GCTTACATCTGATGGACAGGATTTTTTCACATCTTATGATGAGGTTTATGACAGTTTTGATGCTATGGGCTTGCAAGAGAATCTCCTGAGAGGCATTTATGCATATG GTTTTGAGAAGCCATCAGCTATTCAGCAGAGAGGAATAGTTCCTTTCTGCAAGGGACTTGATGTTATACAACAGGCCCAGTCTGGAACTGGGAAGACAGCAACTTTCTGCTCTGGAATTCTGCAGCAACTTGACTATAGTGTGACTGAATGCCAAGCCTTGGTTTTAGCACCTACTAGGGAGCTTGCTCAGCAAATTGAAAAGGTTATGCGAGCACTTGGAGATTATCTTGGTGTGAAGGTGCACGCATGTGTGGGAGGTACCAGTGTTCGTGAAGACCAACGCATTCTATCGAGTGGTGTTCATGTTGTTGTTGGTACTCCTGGTCGTGTATTTGATATGCTGCGCAGACAGTCACTTCGGCCAGACTACATCAAGATGTTTGTATTGGATGAGGCTGATGAAATGCTTTCCCGTGGTTTTAAAGATCAG aTCTATGATATATTCCAGTTGCTTCCATCTAAGATTCAAGTGGGAGTTTTCTCTGCTACAATGCCTCCTGAGGCACTTGAGATCACAAGGAAGTTCATGAACAAACCTGTGAGGATCCTTGTGAAGCGTGATGAGCTCACCTTGGAGGGTATCAAGCAATTTCATGTCAATGTTGAGAAAGAGGAATGGAAGCTTGACACACTATGTGATCTTTATGAGACATTGGCAATTACTCAGAGTGTCATTTTTGTGAACACCAGAAGAAAGGTTGATTGGCTGACTGACAAGATGCGAAGCCGAGACCACACAGTCTCAGCAACCCATGGAGACATGGACCAAAATACCAGGGACATTATTATGCGTGAATTCCGTTCTGGGTCGTCCCGTGTTTTAATAACTACTGATCTTTTGGCCCGTGGTATTGATGTCCAGCAAGTGTCTCTAGTTATAAATTATGATCTCCCAACACAGCCTGAGAACTATCTCCATCGTATTGGTCGTAGTGGAAGGTTTGGTAGGAAAGGTGTTGCCATTAACTTTGTCACAAGGGATGATGAAAAAATGCTGTTTGACATCCAGAAGTTTTACAATGTGATTATTGAGGAGCTGCCTTCAAATGTTGCTGAACTCCTTTGA
- the LOC100787291 gene encoding glycylpeptide N-tetradecanoyltransferase 1, whose protein sequence is MGDSSVQSGSPNAKPDLVDGDSAVSNNATLETIVQSFQDSMSLGKRHKFWETQPVGQYKDVGDSSLPEGPIEPPTPLSEVKQEPYNLPNAYEWTTCDMDSEEICDEVYVLLKNNYVEDDENMFRFNYSKEFLSWALRVPGYYQSWHIGVRAKTSKKLVAFISGIPARIRVNEEVVKMAEINFLCVHKKLRSKRLAPVMIKEVTRRVHLENIWQAAYTAGVVLPTPITTCQYWHRSLNPKKLIDVGFSRLGARMTMSRTIKLYKLPDSTVTPGFRKMELRDVPAVTRLLRNYLSQFVVAPDFDENDVEHWLLPNENVVDSFLVESPENHEITDFCSFYTLPSSILGNQNYSILKAAYSYYNVSTKTPLTQLMNDVLIVAKQKDFDVFNALDVMHNESFLKELKFGPGDGQLHYYLYNYRIRSALKPSGLGLVLL, encoded by the coding sequence ATGGGTGATAGCAGTGTTCAATCTGGGTCTCCAAATGCAAAACCAGATCTTGTTGACGGAGACTCGGCGGTTTCCAATAACGCGACATTGGAAACCATTGTTCAAAGTTTCCAAGATTCAATGTCTCTTGGTAAGAGACACAAGTTCTGGGAAACTCAGCCTGTGGGGCAATACAAGGATGTTGGGGACTCCAGTTTGCCCGAGGGCCCGATTGAGCCCCCAACTCCTTTATCTGAGGTCAAGCAGGAGCCTTACAACCTTCCTAATGCTTATGAGTGGACAACATGTGACATGGACTCTGAGGAAATCTGTGATGAAGTTTATGTCCTGCTCAAGAATAACTATGTTGAGGATGATGAGAACATGTTCAGGTTCAACTATTCCAAGGAATTTCTAAGTTGGGCTTTGCGGGTTCCTGGCTATTACCAGAGTTGGCACATTGGCGTGAGAGCCAAGACATCGAAGAAGTTGGTTGCTTTCATCAGTGGCATCCCCGCCAGGATCAGGGTTAATGAGGAGGTTGTGAAGATGGCTGAGATCAATTTCTTGTGTGTTCATAAGAAGCTCAGGTCAAAGAGACTTGCGCCTGTTATGATCAAGGAAGTCACCAGGAGGGTTCATTTGGAGAATATTTGGCAGGCGGCTTATACGGCAGGAGTTGTTCTTCCAACGCCGATCACAACTTGTCAGTATTGGCACCGATCGTTGAATCCGAAGAAGCTAATTGATGTTGGATTTTCAAGGCTTGGGGCTAGGATGACGATGAGCCGCACTATAAAACTTTACAAATTGCCTGATTCAACGGTTACTCCTGGATTCAGGAAAATGGAGCTTCGGGATGTCCCTGCTGTTACTCGGCTGCTTAGGAACTACTTGAGCCAGTTTGTTGTTGCACCTGATTTTGATGAAAATGATGTTGAACATTGGCTTCTTCCCAATGAGAATGTGGTGGATAGTTTCTTGGTGGAGAGTCCAGAGAATCATGAGATCACAGACTTCTGCAGCTTCTATACTCTCCCTTCTTCCATCCTTGGAAATCAAAATTACTCAATTTTGAAAGCTGCTTATTCTTATTATAATGTCTCCACCAAAACTCCACTGACTCAGTTGATGAATGATGTGCTGATTGTAGCAAAGCAAAAGGATTTTGATGTTTTCAATGCATTGGATGTAATGCACAATGAGAGTTTCCTCAAAGAGCTCAAGTTTGGACCGGGAGATGGACAGCTCCATTACTACTTGTACAATTATAGGATTCGTAGTGCCTTGAAACCATCTGGACTTGGACTTGTGCTCTTGTAG
- the LOC100810288 gene encoding DNA-directed RNA polymerase II subunit RPB2 produces MDLEEEQEYDEQMMEEDDDEEEITQEDAWAVISAYFEEKGLVRQQLDSFDEFIQNTMQEIVDESADIEIRPESQHNPGHQSDFAETIYKISFGQIYLSKPMMTESDGETATLFPKAARLRNLTYSAPLYVDVSKRVVKKGHDGEEVTETQDLTKVFIGKVPIMLRSSYCTLYQNSEKDLTELGECPYDQGGYFIINGSEKVLIAQEKMSTNHVYVFKKRQPNKYAYVAEVRSMAESQNRPPSTMFVRMLSRTSSKGGSSGQYIRATLPYIRTEIPIIIVFRALGFVADKDILEHICYDFSDTLMMELLRPSLEEAFVIQNQQVALDYIGKRGATVGVTKEKRIKYAKEILQKEMLPHVGVGEYCETKKAYYFGYIIHRLLLCALGRRAEDDRDHYGNKRLDLAGPLLGGLFRMLFRKLTRDVRGYVQKCVDNGKDVNLQFAIKAKTITSGLKYSLATGNWGQANAAGTRAGVSQVLNRLTYASTLSHLRRLNSPIGREGKLAKPRQLHNSQWGMMCPAETPEGQACGLVKNLALMVYITVGSAAYPILEFLEEWGTENFEEISPAVIPQATKIFVNGCWMGIHRDPDMLVRTLRKLRRRVDVNTEVGVVRDIILKELRIYTDYGRCSRPLFIVDKQRLLIKKKDIHALQQRESPEDGGWHDLVSKGFIEYIDTEEEETTMISMTINDLVQARINPEDAYAGTYTHCEIHPSLILGVCASIIPFPDHNQSPRNTYQSAMGKQAMGIYVTNYQFRMDTLAYVLYYPQKPLVTTRAMEHLHFRQLPAGINAIVAIACYSGYNQEDSVIMNQSSIDRGFFRSLFFRSYRDEEKKMGTLVKEDFGRPDRANTMGMRHGSYDKLDDDGLAPPGTRVSGEDVIIGKTTPISQEEAQGQALRYTRRDHSISLRHSETGIVDQVLLTTNADGLRFVKVRVRSVRIPQIGDKFSSRHGQKGTVGMTYTQEDMPWTVEGITPDIIVNPHAIPSRMTIGQLIECIMGKVAAHMGKEGDATPFTDVTVDNISKALHKCGYQMRGFETMYNGHTGRRLSAMIFLGPTYYQRLKHMVDDKIHSRGRGPVQILTRQPAEGRSRDGGLRFGEMERDCMIAHGAAHFLKERLFDQSDAYRVHVCERCGLIAIANLKKNSFECRGCKNKTDIVQVYIPYACKLLFQELMAMAIAPRMLTKEVKTTNQKKKGA; encoded by the exons ATGGATTTGGAAGAGGAGCAGGAGTACGACGAGCAAATGATGGAGGAAGACGACGACGAGGAAGAGATCACACAGGAAGACGCGTGGGCCGTTATCTCCGCGTACTTCGAAGAGAAGGGCCTCGTTCGCCAGCAACTCGATTCCTTCGACGAGTTCATCCAAAACACCATGCAGGAAATCGTCGACGAGTCCGCGGACATCGAAATTCGACCCGAGTCGCAGCACAATCCCGGTCACCAATCCGATTTCGCCGAA ACCATTTACAAAATCAGCTTCGGTCAGATTTACTTGAGTAAGCCTATGATGACGGAATCTGATGGTGAAACCGCCACGTTGTTCCCCAAGGCTGCTAGGTTAAGGAACCTTACTTATTCTGCTCCTTTGTATGTTGATGTCTCCAAAAGGGTCGTCAAGAAGGGGCACGACGGGGAAGAGGTCACCGAGACTCAGGATTTAACCAAAGTTTTCATTGGCAAG GTTCCTATAATGCTTCGGTCTAGTTATTGCACGTTGTACCAGAATTCGGAGAAGGATTTGACTGAGCTTGGGGAGTGTCCTTATGATCAAGGCGGGTATTTCATTATTAATGGGAGTGAGAAGGTTCTGATTGCTCAGGAGAAGATGAGCACCAACCATGTCTATGTGTTCAAGAAGAGGCAGCCCAACAAGTACGCCTATGTGGCCGAAGTTCGGTCCATGGCAGAGTCACAGAACAGACCTCCTAGTACTATGTTCGTGCGCATGCTCTCTCGGACTAGCTCCAAAGGG GGTTCTTCAGGACAATATATACGTGCCACTCTTCCTTACATTCGAACTGAAATTCCCATCATTATTGTGTTTCGAGCATTGGGTTTTGTTGCCGATAAAGATATTCTAGAGCATATATGTTATGACTTCTCAGATACTCTAATGATGGAGCTGCTACGTCCTTCCCTGGAAGAAGCGTTTGTAATTCAAAATCAACAG GTTGCACTTGACTACATTGGGAAAAGAGGAGCAACTGTAGGTGTAACCAAGGAAAAGAGAATTAA GTATGCTAAGGAGATCCTTCAAAAGGAGATGCTCCCTCATGTTGGCGTTGGAGAATATTGTGAGACCAAGAAAGCCTACTATTTTGg ATATATCATTCATCGGCTACTGCTGTGTGCACTTGGGCGGAGGGCTGAGGATGATAGGGATCATTATGGAAACAAGAGGCTGGATCTGGCTGGTCCTTTACTTGGTGGTCTTTTTAGAATG CTATTCAGAAAGCTAACGAGAGATGTCAGGGGATATGTACAGAAG TGTGTTGATAATGGGAAAGATGTTAATCTGCAATTTGCTATCAAAGCAAAAACCATCACAAGTGGACTTAAATACTCACTTGCCACTGGTAATTGGGGGCAAGCAAATGCTGCAGGGACTAGAGCTGGTGTGTCACAG GTGCTGAATCGTTTAACTTATGCATCCACTTTATCTCACTTGCGAAGATTGAATTCCCCAATAGGTCGTGAAG GGAAGTTGGCCAAACCAAGACAGCTGCATAATTCACAATGGGGAATGATGTGTCCAGCAGAAACACCTGAAGGACAA GCCTGTGGACTGGTGAAGAATCTGGCATTGATGGTCTACATAACAGTTGGTTCAGCAGCATATCCTATTCTGGAGTTTTTGGAAGAATGGGGCACAGAAAATTTCGAG GAAATCTCTCCTGCAGTAATTCCCCAAGCCACAAAAATTTTTGTAAATGGTTGCTGGATGGGGATCCATCGTGACCCTGATATGTTGGTGAGAACATTGAGAAAGCTGAGACGTCGG GTTGATGTGAACACTGAAGTTGGGGTTGTCAGAGATATCATTCTTAAAGAATTGCGTATATATACAGATTATGGTCGTTGCAGTCGTCCTTTATTCATCGTGGATAAGCAAAGGCTTCTCATAAAGAAGAAGGATATTCATGCCTTACAACAGAGG GAATCCCCCGAAGATGGCGGATGGCATGATCTAGTGTCCAAGGGCTTTATAGAATATATTGACACGGAAGAAGAAGAGACTACAATGATTTCCATGACCATTAAT GATCTTGTACAAGCTAGGATCAATCCAGAAGATGCGTATGCTGGTACTTACACTCATTGTGAAATCCACCCATCACTGATTTTGGGTGTATGTGCTTCCATCATACCATTTCCTGATCACAATCAG TCCCCACGTAATACTTATCAGTCCGCAATGGGAAAGCAAGCAATGGGAATATATGTTACCAACTACCAGTTTCGAATG GATACCTTGGCCTATGTTTTATATTATCCACAAAAGCCACTGGTCACTACAAGAGCCATGGAGCATCTTCATTTCCGTCAACTCCCAGCTGGAATT AATGCCATTGTAGCCATTGCCTGTTACTCTGGTTATAATCAAGAAGATTCCGTCATCATGAACCAATCGTCAATAGACCGTGGATTCTTTCGGTCTCTGTTTTTCCGTTCATATAG agatgaagagaagaagatgggAACCCTGGTCAAAGAAGATTTTGGCCGTCCTGATAGAGCTAACACCATG GGAATGAGACATGGTTCTTATGATAAGCTGGATGATGATGGTCTTGCCCCACCA GGCACACGAGTATCTGGTGAGGATGTTATCATTGGAAAGACCACCCCAATATCTCAGGAGGAGGCACAGGGACAAGCTTTACGTTACACAAGGCGTGATCACAGCATAAGCTTACGTCACAGTGAAACTGGAATTGTTGATCAA gTTTTGCTGACCACAAATGCTGATGGATTGAGATTTGTGAAAGTAAGAGTGAGATCTGTTCGTATACCACAGATTGGTGATAAATTCAGTAGTAGACATGGTCAGAAGGGGACAGTTGGTATGACTTATACACAAGAAGACATGCCCTGGACTGTGGAAGGCATTACCCCTGATATTATTGTCAATCCACATGCTATTCCTTCTCGAATGACAATTGGTCAGCTTATTGAGTGTATCATGGGGAAGGTGGCAGCCCACATGGGAAAAGAAGGAGATGCAACTCCTTTTACAGATGTTACT GTGGACAATATCAGTAAAGCTCTACACAAATGTGGGTACCAAATGCGTGGTTTTGAGACTATGTACAATGGTCATACAGGGAGACGTCTAAGTGCAATGATTTTCCTTGGCCCTACATATTACCAAAGACTGAAGCATATGGTTGACGACAAGATCCATTCTCGTGGAAGGGGTCCTGTGCAGATCCTCACTAGGCAACCTGCTGAGGGACGCTCACGAGATGGAGGTCTCCGATTTGGAGAGATGGAACGAGATTGCATGATAGCTCATGGAGCTGCTCACTTCTTAAAGGAAAGGTTGTTTGATCAAAGTGATGCATACAGGGTCCATGTATGTGAGCGTTGTGGGTTGATAGCTATTGCAAATCTCAAGAAGAATTCTTTTGAGTGCAGGGGATGCAAGAACAAAACTGACATTGTTCAG GTTTACATTCCTTATGCTTGTAAGCTCCTCTTCCAAGAGTTAATGGCTATGGCAATAGCTCCAAGAATGCTTACAAAGGAGGTCAAAACTACAAACCAAAAGAAGAAGGGAGCCTGA